From the genome of Rathayibacter sp. VKM Ac-2804:
GGGCGTCGCCGAGGCTGAGGTCGGCGACATCGGCGATGCTCGCGCCGTGCACGAGCACGGCGAGCACCTCGGGCTTGAGGCGCGAGCCCTTGCAGACCGGGCAGGCGACCTCGCGGAGGAACTCGGCCCAGCGCGAGCGCTGCACGTCCGTCTCGGCCTGGACGTACTGCCGCTCGATGTAGGGCACGACGCCCTCGAAGCCGGAGGTGTAGCTCATCTCGCGGCCGTAGCGGTTCTTCCACTTGACCTTGACCTCGAAGTTGTCGCCGTGGAGCACCGCCTGCTGCACCTCGGAGCTGAGGCGCTTCCACGGGGTGGTCAGCTTGAAGCCGAGGTCGCGGGAGAGGCCGTCGAGCAGCTTCTCGTAGTACTGGAAGAGGCCCTTGCCCTGGGTGGTCCAGGGGATGATGACGCCCTCGGCGATGCTGAGGTCGGGGTCGCCGAGCAGCAGCTCGTCGTCGACCGACATCCGCGTGCCCAGGCCGGAGCACTCGGGGCAGGCGCCGAAGGGCGCGTTGAAGGAGAACGTGCGCGGCTCGATCTCGGTGAGCGAGATCGGGTGGTTGTTGGGGCAGGACAGCTTCTCGGAGTACGTCGTCCAGGCGCCGTCGCCCTCGCCGTCGACGAAGTTGATCTGCACGATGCCGTCGGTGAGGCGCAGGGCCGTCTCGAGCGAGTCGGTCAGGCGGCCGAGGATGTCCGGACCGGCGACGAGGCGGTCGACGACGACGGAGATGTCGTGCTTGTACTGCTTCTTGAGCACCGGCGGCTCGCTGAGCTGGATGAGCTTCCCGTCGACCATGGCGCGGGAGTAGCCGCCCGCGGTCAGCTCCTTGAAGAGGTCGACGAACTCGCCCTTCTTCTGCGAGACGACCGGGCTGAGGATCTGGTAGCGGGTGCCCTCCTCGAGCTCCATCAGCTGATCGGCGATCTGCTGCACGGTCTGCGCCGAGATCGGCTCGCTGCAGACCGGGCAGTGCGGGATGCCGATGCGGGCCCAGAGCAGGCGCATGTAGTCGAAGATCTCGGTGATCGTGCCGACGGTGGAGCGCGGGTTCCGGTTGGTCGACTTCTGGTCGATCGACACCGCGGGGCTGAGGCCCTCGATGAAGTCGACGTCGGGGCGGTCGACCTGCCCGAGGAACTGCCGAGCGTAGGCGGAGAGCGACTCGACGTAGCGGCGCTGGCCCTCCGCGAAGATCGTGTCGAAGGCGAGCGAGGACTTGCCCGAGCCCGACAGGCCGGTGAAGACGACCATCGAGTCGCGCGGGATCTCGAGGTCGACGTCGCGCAGGTTGTGCACTCTGGCCCCGCTCACCACCAGCTTCGACACCGATTCGTCCAGCGAGGAGACGAAGCGGTGGAAGGAGGGTGAGGGGGTGGTGGAAGGGTCCGTAACGGCGTTCAGGATCGACACCTCGAAAGTGTATGCGGAGCCACCGACATCGCTCGGGGCGTTCGCTGGCCGCTGATCCCGGCCCCCGCGACTTGCGCTCGTCGACCCCGCCCGCACCGGCGGGCCGGCCCGCTCGGGCCGACCCTGCTCGGTCAGGACAGGTGCCCGGCCTTCTCCATCTGCCGCAGCTCGCGCTTGAGCTCGGAGACCTCGTCGCGCAGTCGCGCCGCGAGCTCGAACTTCAGCTCGCCGGCGGCCTGGAGCATCTGGCCGTTGAGGTCGGCGATGATCGCCTCGAGGTCGTTGCCGCCGTTCGCGGCGAGACCCTGGCGGCGCAGGTTCGGCGTCGGGCTCTTCTTCTTCGCGTCGCGGCCGGCCAGCAGCTTCGCCGTGTCGGCTCCCTCGCGGGCGAGCGCGTCGGTGATGTCGGCGATCTTCTTCCGCAGCGGAGTCGGGTCGATGCCGTGGTCGAGGTTGTAGGCGACCTGCTTCTCGCGGCGGCGGTCGGTCTCGTCGATCGCGAGCCTCATCGAGTCGGTCATCTTGTCCGCGTACATGTGCACCTCGCCCGAGACGTTGCGCGCGGCGCGGCCGATCGTCTGAATCAGCGAGGTCGACGAGCGGAGGAAGCCCTCCTTGTCGGCGTCGAGGATCGCGACGAGCGACACCTCGGGCAGGTCGAGGCCCTCGCGGAGGAGGTTGATGCCGACGAGGACGTCGTAGACGCCCGCGCGCAGCTCGGAGAGCAGCTCGACCCGCCGGAGCGTGTCGACGTCCGAGTGCAGGTAGCGCACGCGGACCCCGGCCTCGGTGAGGAAGTCGGTGAGCTCCTCCGCCATCCGCTTGGTGAGGGTGGTCACCAGGACGCGCTCGTCGCGCTCGGTCCGGAGCTTGATCTCCTCGAGCAGGTCGTCGATCTGGCCCTTGGTCGGCTTGACGACGATCTCCGGGTCGATCAGACCGGTCGGGCGGATGATCTGCTCGACGATGCCGTCGGCGATGCCCATCTCGTAGCGACCGGGCGTGGCCGAGAGGTAGACGGTCTGGCCGACGCGGCCCTTGAACTCCTCCCACTTCAGCGGGCGGTTGTCCATCGCCGAGGGCAGCCGGAAGCCGTGCTCGACGAGGGTGCGCTTGCGCGAGGCGTCGCCCTCGTACATCGCGCCGATCTGCGGCACGGTGACGTGCGACTCGTCGATCACGACGAGGAAGTCGTCGGGGAAGTAGTCGAGCAGGCAGTGCGGGGCCTCGCCGGACTCGCGGCCGTCGATGTGGCGCGAGTAGTTCTCGATGCCGGAGCAGAAGCCGATCTGCTGCATCATCTCGAGGTCGAACGTGGTGCGCATCCGCAGGCGCTGCGCCTCGAGGAGCTTGTTCTGCTTCTCGAGGTCGGCCAGGCGCACCTCGAGCTCCTGCTGGATGGTGTCGATCGCGCGGTGCATGACGTCCTGGCTGGCGACGTAGTGCGAGCCGGGGAAGACGGAGACGGACTCGAGCTTCTTCACGACGTTCCCGGTGAGCGGGTGCAGCGTGTAGAGCGCCTCGATCTCGTCGCCGAACATCTCGATGCGGATCGCGAGCTCCTCGTACATGGGGATGATCTCGATCGTGTCGCCGCGGACGCGGAACGTGCCGCGGGCGAAGTCGACGTCGTTGCGCGCGTACTGCATCGAGACGAACTTGCGGATCAGGCGGTCGCGGTCGACCCGCTGGCCGACCTGGAGCGCGACCATCGCCTCGAGGTACTGCTCGGGCTGGCCGAGGCCGTAGATGCAGGAGACGGTCGAGACGACGATGACGTCGCGGCGGCTGAGCAGCGAGTTGGTCGTGGAGTGGCGCAGACGCTCGACCTCGGCGTTGACCGAGCTGTCCTTCTCGATGAAGGTGTCCGTCTGCGGGACGTAGGCCTCGGGCTGGTAGTAGTCGTAGTACGAGACGAAGTACTCGACCGCGTTGTTGGGGAAGAGCTCCCGGAACTCGTTCGCGAGCTGGGCGGCGAGCGTCTTGTTGTGCGCGAGGACCAGGGTCGGCCGCTGGACCGCCTCGACGAGCCAGGCGGTGGTCGCGGACTTGCCGGTTCCGGTGGCGCCGAGCAGGACGACGTCGGTCTCGCCGGCGTTGATCCGGGCGCTCAGATCGGCGATCGCCCCGGGCTGGTCACCGCTCGGCTGGTATTCGCTGATGACCTCGAAGGGGTGCACGGCACGGGTTGGCTCCATGATCGAAGCGTAACCGCGACCACCGACATCGGGGCGGGCCTGCGCCGACGGCGAACGGGACTCGCGCGGAGCGCGCGTATCGAGATCCGCCGGCGCCGGAAGCCGAGTCGACAGACCGACCAGCTGGAGGGCGCCGGGTCAGAGGCGGGAGACGCGCAGGTCGCGCAGGTGGAGGCGGTCGCCCGGGGCCATGCCGTCGGTGCGCACGCGGATCACCGCGCGCACCGCCCAGTCCGGCGCGGGCAGCGAGTAGGCGTCGTCGAGCCGGACGCCGGCGAAGGAGTCGCGGGCCGAGACCTCGGTCGGCGAGTACCAGTCGCCGCCCAGTCCGTCGGCGCGCCGCTCGGTCGCGAAGCCGAGGTCGATCCCGGCGGAGCCCGTGCCCTCGAAGAGCGCGTCCATGGAGGCGAGCACCCGCGCCCCCGCGGCGATCGGCACGAACAGGTGCACGGCTCCGGCGCCGGAGCCGTCCTCCAGCGCGAGTGCCCGCAGCCCCGCGACCGGCGAGTCCCCCGGCGCGACGGACGCTCCGCCCTCGGCCGTCCAGTCGTCCGCGAGCACGGAGCGCGAGCCGTGCGGGTCGAGCACGCCGCGGATCCGCTCGGCCGCGTGGAACTTCAGCGCCGTCGACGGCAGCGCGGAGGTGTCCGTGATCGTCAGCGTCCCGTCGCCGCGCGCCAGGAAGGGCAGCCGCGAGTTGCCGCCCTGGAACTGCCCGCCGCGGACGACGGCGCGCTGACCGCCCGCTCCGGAGAACTCGATCAGTCCGCGCTCCGCCTCGCCGTCGACCTCCTTGCGCGCCCGGACGAGGAAGCGGCAGTCGGTGAGCGAGAGCAGCGCGCCCCAGCCGTCCAGCTCGAACCAGCCGTGGTTGTCCGGGATCTGCATCTCGAAGTGGCAGTGCGAGAAGTGGGCCTGACCGCGGGAGATCGTGACCGCCCGGCCCTGGTTCGTCGAGAAGGTGTCGAACGAGCACTGATCGACGAAGAACTCCTGGTCGCCGTGGATCTGCAGCGCGCTCTCGGTGTTGCTGGTGAGGTCGCAGCCCTGGAAGGCGATGCGCTCCCCCGAGTCGACCGCGTCCTCGACGGCGACGACGCCGACCCGGTTGCCCTGGAAGGAGCACGATCGGAACTCGAGCAGGTAGGCGTGCGAGCCGAGCTCGACCGCCGTGTCGAAGCGCCGCGCGACGACGTTCGCGAACGACAGGTAGGCGGGCTTGGGTCCGGGCTGTCGCAGGTGCGACGCGGCGCTCACGGCGATGCCCGTGTTCGACCCGTCGCCGATCAGGTGCAGGTTGCTCAGCACGCTCTGGTGCTGGCGGGTGAAGCCGGCGGCGGAGGTCTGCAGCACCGGGCCGACGGTCTGCAGGGCCGGGCCGGTCCCGGTGTAGCGGATCTCGCAGTGGCCGTCGATGCTCACCCTCGCGTCCCAGGAGAGCGTCTCGTCCACGACGAAGCTGCCCCCGGGGGCGGTGACGACGCCGTGGTGCTCCGTCGGATCCACGCCGTCCTCGGGCACCGCGGCGGCGGCGAGTGCGGCCTTCCATGCTGCGGTGTCGCGCGCGGCGCCGGCCGGCAGCGAGTCGTCGAGATGATCGTGCACGTCGACGATGCGGGAGGACCCCGCCGGACGGGTGACGACCTGGACCGGTGGGGCGCCGGTGCGGCCGGTGAGCGCGCCCGCGGCCGCTCCCGCGCCCGCACCGAGGAGGACGCCCGCCCCGGACGCGAGCAGCAGGCGCCGCGAGTCGGACGCGGGCGGACGTGCTCCGGAAGCGCTCATGCGTCGTACCCCTCGACTCGGCGATCGTGCTGGGGCCGTTCCCCGTGCTGCGGCCGTTCCACTCTAGGAGCCCGGTCCGACCGTCTCCCGCCGGGGTCTCGGCTCAGGCTGAGCGGCGACGCAGCCGCTCCCAGAGCGCGTCCACCTGGCTCAGGGTCTCCTCCAGCGTTCCGGAGGCGTCGATCACCGCGTCGGCGAGGGCGAGCCGCTCCTCGTCGCTCGCCTGCGCGCCGACGCGCGCGCGGGCGTCCGCCTCGGTCATGCCGCGCAGGGCGATCAGCCGCTCGACGCGCGTCTCCTGCGGGGCGTGGACGACGATCACCTCGTCGAACTCCCCCGCCCCGCGCGACTCCGCGAGCAGCGGGACGTCGTAGACGACGACGGCGTGCGGGTCGGCGGCAGCGGCCGCCGCGAACAGCTCCTGCGAGCGGAGCGACACCGCCGGGTGCGTGATCGCGTTGAGGTCCTCGCGGGCGGAGGAGTCGGAGAAGACGATCGCGCCGAGGGCCGCCCGGTCGAGGGAGCCGTCGGCGCGCAGGGTCGTCGGGCCGAAGCGCTCGACGATCGCGGCCAGCGCGGGCTCCCCCGGCTCGACCACCTCGCGGGCGAGCCGGTCGGCGTCGACGACCACCGCCCCGAGCTCGGCGAGACGGCGGGCGACGGTGGACTTGCCCGAGGCGATGCCTCCGGTCAGAGCGGCGAGATGCACCCGCCAACCCTATCCAGCGGCGCGGGGCGGCACCCGCTCCTGTCCGTCGGGCCACCGTGCGAGAGTCCGTGCGGTGGTGGATCTCGATGCGCCCGCTGCGCGGGCTGCTCGATCAGCATGAACTCGGTCCGCTGCGCGTCTGCTCGACCGTCGGCCGAAACGCCGAACGGCCGGCCCCCGAGGGGACCGGCCGTTCGTCGTGGTGGTGATGCCGCGGATCAGTTGTTCGAGGACAGCTTCTCGCGCAGAGCGGCGAGCGACTCGTCGTCGGCGAGGGTTCCGCCGCCGGCAGCCGACTCGGTGTTGGTGAAGCCGCCGCCGACCGAGACGCCCTCGGAGACCGTGGCGGCCTCCTCCTGCGACTTGGCGACCTGCGCCTTGTGGGCCTCCCAGCGAGCCTGAGCAGCGGCGTACTCCTGCTCCCAGGCCTCGCGCTGGGACTCGAAGCCCTCGCGCCACTCGTTGGTCTCCGGGTCGAAGCCGTCGGGGTACTTGTAGTTCCCCTGGTCGTCGTACTCGGTGGCCATGCCGTAGAGCGCCGGGTCGAACTCGGTGCCCTCGGGGTCGACGTTCTCGTTCGCCTGCTTGAGCGAGAGCGAGATGCGGCGACGGTCGAGGTCGATGTCGATGACCTTGACGAACACCTCTTCACCGACCGACACGACCTGCTCGGCGAGCTCGACGTGCTTGCCCGAGAGCTCGGAGATGTGGACGAGGCCCTCGATGCCGTCCGCGACGCGGACGAACGCACCGAACGGGACCAGCTTCGTGACCTTGCCCGGGGCGACCTGACCGATCGCGTGGGTGCGGGCGAAGACCTGCCACGGGTCCTCCTGGGTCGCCTTGAGCGAGAGCGACACGCGCTCGCGGTCGAGGTCGACCTCGAGGATCTCGACGGTGACCTCCTGGCCCACCTCGACGACCTCGGAGGCGTGCTCGATGTGCTTCCAGGAGAGCTCGGAGACGTGGACGAGACCGTCGACGCCGCCGAGGTCGACGAACGCACCGAAGTTGACGATCGAGGACACGACGCCCTTGCGGACCTGACCCTTGTGCAGGTTGTTCAGGAACGTGGTGCGGCTCTCGGACTGCGTCTGCTCGAGGAGCGCGCGACGCGACAGGACCACGTTGTTGCGGTTCTTGTCGAGCTCGAGGATCTTCGCCTCGATCTCCTGGCCGAGGTACGGCGTGAGGTCGCGGACGCGGCGCAGCTCGATGAGCGAGGCCGGGAGGAAGCCGCGGAGGCCGATGTCGACGATGAGCCCGCCCTTGACGACCTCGATGACCGAACCGGTGACGACACCGTCGGACTCCTTGATCTTCTCGACGTCGCCCCACGCGCGCTCGTACTGCGCGCGCTTCTTGGAGAGGATCAGGCGACCCTCCTTGTCCTCCTTCTGCAGGACGAGGGCTTCGACGCTGTCGCCCACGTTGACGACCTCGGAGGGGTCGACGTCGTGCTTGATGGAGAGCTCACGCGAGGGGATGACGCCCTCGGTCTTGTAACCGACGTCGAGGAGGACCTCGTCGCGGTCGATCTTCACGACGGTGCCTTCGATGAGGTCTCCGTCGTTGAAGAACTTCAGAGTCTTTTCGACCGCGGCAAGAAAGTCTTCAGCAGACCCGATGTCGTTGATCGCGACCTGCTTGGTTGCCTTTTCGGTCGTTGCGGTTGTCATTAAGGGATGCTCCAGGATGGATGGGTATCGGGCGGCGGGCACCGACACGCCCGAGGGCGTGACGCGGTGGTGACCACTGCGGAGGTGATGGGGGTGCCGCGACCCGGGAGTGCTCCGACGCCCGGGACCGTGATCCTGGACCTCGTCGCGCACCGTGGGCACGGCGGCGCCACGAATGTGACGTTCCAGACTATCGAACCCACGAGGGTGAGAGCAATCTCACCGGGCTCCGTTCCGCGTGTCCTGGCGGATCCGGGCGGTCGCGATCCGGCTGGCCGGGCTCAGGCTCCGCCGGCCAGGCTCGTGCGCAGCGTATCGAGCCCGACGCCGCCCAGATCGAGCGCGCGGCGGTGGAAGCCGGCGAGCGAGAAGTCCGCTCCCTCGCGTGCGCTCGCCTCGTCGCGCAGCTCCTCCCAGATCCGCTGGCCGATCTTGTAGGAGGGCGCCTGACCGGGCCAGCCGAGGTAGCGGTTCACCTCGAAGCGCACGAAGGCGTCGTCCATGTTCACGTTCGCTCGCAGGAAGGCGAGGGCGGACTCGGCGGTCCAGACGTCGGTCGAGCCGGGTATCCGCTTCTGCAGGTGCACGCCGATGTCGATGACGACGCGGGCGGCGCGCATCCGCTGCCCGTCGAGCATGCCCAGGCGGTCGGCCGGGTCGTCCAGGTAGCCGAACCGCTCCATCAGCCGCTCGGCGTAGAGGGCCCAGCCCTCGGCGTGCCCGGAGCTGCCGGCGAGCTGGCGGCGCCAGGTGTTGAGGCTCGCGCGGTTGTACACGGCCTGGCCCACCTGCAGGTGGTGACCGGGGACGCCCTCGTGGTAGACCGTCGTCAGCTCGCGCCAGGTGGCGAACTCGGTGACGCCGGGCGGGACGGACCACCACATCCGTCCGGGCCGGGAGAAGTCGTCGCTCGGGCCGGTGTAGTAGATCCCGCCCTCCTGGGTCGGCGCGATGCGGCACTCGAGGCGGCGGAGCTCGTCCGGGATGTCGAAGGCGGTGCCGGCGAGCTCGCTCACGGCCCGGTCGCTGGTCTCCTGCATCCAGCGCTGCAGCGCGTCGACGCCGTGCAGCGTGCGGGCGGGGTCGGTGTCGAGGTGCGCGATCGCCTCGGCGACGCTCGCGCCGGGCAGGATCTCGCGGGCGATCGCCTCCTGCTCGGCGGTCATCCGCGCGAGCTCCTCGATCCCCCACTCGTAGGTCTCGTCCAGGTCGACCACGGCGCCGAGGAACCGGCGCGACTGCAGCGCGTAGTGCTCGCGCCCGACGGCGTCCTGCTCGGTCGCCGCGGGAGCGAGCTCGGTTCGCAGGAACCGCGCCAGGCCGCCGTAGGCCGCGGCGGCGCGGCGCGCCCCCTCCTCGAGCCGCAGCGAGAGCGACGCGGGCAGCGAGCCGGTCGCGGGCGCCGCGCCGGCGGCCAGTGCCGCGAAGAACCCGCGCGGCCCCGCGATCGTCTCGGCCTGCTCTGCGACGAGGCCGACCTGGCGACGGGCCGGCGTCACTCCCGCGCCGATGCCCGCCCGGAGGGTCTCGGCGTAGCCGGCCAGAGCGGCCGGCACGGCGAGGAGCCGCTCCGCCACGTCCTCCCAGTCGCCCACGGAGTCGGTCGGCATCAGGTCGAAGACGTCGCGCAGCTCCTGCGAGGGGGAGGCGATCACGTTGAGGTCCCGCAGCGGGAGACGCGCCTCGTGCGCCTCGAGCGACAGCCTCAGGTCGGAGCCGAGATCGGCGACCGTCACGGCGTCGACGGCGTCGACGGGCACGGCGGACTCGAGCTCGGCCAGGGCGGCGGCCGTCGCCGCGCGGGCGCGCTCGACCCCCTCCGGCGACAGGTCGCCGAGGCGGCGGTTCGCCTCGGCCCGGCCGATCGACGTGCCGAGGGTGGGCTCGAGCCCGACGAGGGTGTCGACCCACCGCTCGGCGACGAGGTCGACGGCGGTGGGCTCGCGGGAGGTGTCGGAGGTCATGCCTTCGAGCCTAGCCAGAGGCCAGGAGCGGCCCGGGACCTCGCGGCGTCAGTGCGCGGCGACGTCCCAGTCGGAGCCGTGGCCGACCTGCACCTCGAGCGGCACGGAGAGATCGACGGCGCCCGCCATCCGCACGCGGACGACCTCCTCGAGCACGTCCTCCTCGCCGGGGGCCACGTCGAAGATCAGCTCGTCGTGCACCTGGAGCAGCATCCGCGACTCCAGGCCCTTCTCGCCGATGTCGGCCTGCACGCCGATCATCGCGATCTTCATGATGTCGGCGGCGGAGCCCTGGATCGGCGAGTTGAGCGCGGCGCGCTCGGCGTTGTCGCGGAGGACGCGGTTGCCGCTCTGCAGATCGGGGAACGGCCGGCGGCGGCCGAAGATCGTCTCGGTGTAGCCGGTCTCGCGCGCCTGCTCGACGACCGTGCGGAGGTAGTCGCGGACCGCGCCGAAGCGCACGAAGTAGTCGGTCATCAGCTGCTTCGCCTCGTTGCTCGAGATGCGCAGCTGCTTGGAGAGGCCGAAGGCGCTCAGTCCGTAGGCGAGGCCGTAGGACATCGCCTTGACCTTGTTGCGCATCGCCGAGGTGACGTCGGACGGCTCGACGCCGAAGATCCGCGCGCCGACGAAGCGGTGCAGGTCCTCGCCGCTGTGGAAGGCCTCGATCAGGCCGGCGTCGCCGGAGAGGTGCGCCATGATCCGCATCTCGATCTGCGAGTAGTCGGCGGTGATCAGGGTGCTCGCCTGCTCGCCGTGCACGAACGCGGTGCGGATGCGCCGGCCGACCTCGCTGCGGACCGGGATGTTCTGCAGGTTGGGATCGTTGGAGGAGATCCGGCCGGTCGCGGTGCCGGTCTGGTCGTAGCTGGTGTGGATCCGGCCGTCGGCGGTGACCGACTTCTCCAGCGTCTCGATGATCTGCTTGAGCTTGGTCGCGTCGCGGTGCTCGAGCAGAAGCCCGAGGAACGGGTGCGGGTGCGACTCCTGCAGGTCGGCCAGGGCCGACGCGTCGGTCGTGTAGCCGGTCTTGGTCGCGCGGGTGCGCGGCATCGCCAGCTCCTCGAAGAGGACCTGCTGCAGCTGCTTGGGCGAGCCGAGGTTCATCTCGTGCCCGATCTCGGCGAAGGCGCGGTTCGCGAGGTCGACGGAGGTGGCGGTGAGCTCGCCGCGGAGGCGCGCGAGCACCTCGGCGTCGATCGCGACGCCGGTGAGCTCCATCGTGGCGAGCACCTGCACGATCGGCAGCTCGATGTCGACGAGGACGGAGAGCATGCCCTCGCCCAGCAGCTCGGTCAGCACGCCGACGAGGCGGTGCGCGTACCAGGCCTCCGTGGCGGGGCCGATCGGCGGGGCGGTGGGGACGAGCTGGTTCGGATCACCCTGGATCATCGCCTCGTCGAGGTACTGCAGGACCTGAGCCGGCAGCGTCGCCGCGTGACCGGTGGGCTGCAGGAGCCAGGCGGCGATGCGGGTGTCGAAGGCGAGGCCGGCCACGGGGAGTCCGGCGCGGCGCAGCGCCTTGACCTGCGGCTTCGCGTCGGCGAAGTACTTCGGGGCGTCGCTCGCGAGCCACTCCTCGAGCGCGGTGTAGTCGGGCCGGCCGGCGGCCCAGGGCACGAAGGCCGACTCCGCCTCGACCGAGAGGCCGATGCCCTCCAGGCCGCCCTCGCCGAGCTGCACCTGCACGGCGACCGGGACGGTGCCGTTCGCGGAGACGCGGGCGAGCCAGTGCGCGAGCTCCTCGTCGACCAGGTTCCGCACGGCCGGCGCCGCGGTGACGACCGTGTCGCCCGCGAGCGCCTCCGCCGCGCCCTCGACGCCCTCGTCGGCCGCGATCGTGAGCACGCGCTCCTGGAGTGTCTTGAACTCGAGCCTGCTGAAGATCTCGCGGACCGCGTCCGGGTCGATCGGGCGGCGGTCGAGGTCGTTCGGGCCGAGCGGCAGCTCGACGTCGGTGATCAGGCGGTTGAGCCTGCGGTTGCGGAGCGCGTTCTCCTTCTGCTCGCGGAGCTTCTCGCCCACGACGCCCTTGATCTCGTCCGCGTGGGCGATGATGTCGGCCACCGTGCCGTACTGGTTGACCCAC
Proteins encoded in this window:
- the coaE gene encoding dephospho-CoA kinase, encoding MHLAALTGGIASGKSTVARRLAELGAVVVDADRLAREVVEPGEPALAAIVERFGPTTLRADGSLDRAALGAIVFSDSSAREDLNAITHPAVSLRSQELFAAAAAADPHAVVVYDVPLLAESRGAGEFDEVIVVHAPQETRVERLIALRGMTEADARARVGAQASDEERLALADAVIDASGTLEETLSQVDALWERLRRRSA
- the rpsA gene encoding 30S ribosomal protein S1 — translated: MTTATTEKATKQVAINDIGSAEDFLAAVEKTLKFFNDGDLIEGTVVKIDRDEVLLDVGYKTEGVIPSRELSIKHDVDPSEVVNVGDSVEALVLQKEDKEGRLILSKKRAQYERAWGDVEKIKESDGVVTGSVIEVVKGGLIVDIGLRGFLPASLIELRRVRDLTPYLGQEIEAKILELDKNRNNVVLSRRALLEQTQSESRTTFLNNLHKGQVRKGVVSSIVNFGAFVDLGGVDGLVHVSELSWKHIEHASEVVEVGQEVTVEILEVDLDRERVSLSLKATQEDPWQVFARTHAIGQVAPGKVTKLVPFGAFVRVADGIEGLVHISELSGKHVELAEQVVSVGEEVFVKVIDIDLDRRRISLSLKQANENVDPEGTEFDPALYGMATEYDDQGNYKYPDGFDPETNEWREGFESQREAWEQEYAAAQARWEAHKAQVAKSQEEAATVSEGVSVGGGFTNTESAAGGGTLADDESLAALREKLSSNN
- the polA gene encoding DNA polymerase I; the protein is MSDPEQPTLLLIDGHSLAFRAFYALPVDSFQTREGQHTNAIHGFLSMLILLLKNEKPTHLGVAFDISRYSFRTREYPEYKGTRGETPPEFKGQVPLLEEALHAMNIRTVSKEDFEADDILATLARQGAEAGFRVLVVSGDRDTIQLVTPDVTLLYPSTQGVSQLTRYDRDKVFEKYGVEPHQYPEIAALVGETSDNLPGVDKVGPKTAAKWVNQYGTVADIIAHADEIKGVVGEKLREQKENALRNRRLNRLITDVELPLGPNDLDRRPIDPDAVREIFSRLEFKTLQERVLTIAADEGVEGAAEALAGDTVVTAAPAVRNLVDEELAHWLARVSANGTVPVAVQVQLGEGGLEGIGLSVEAESAFVPWAAGRPDYTALEEWLASDAPKYFADAKPQVKALRRAGLPVAGLAFDTRIAAWLLQPTGHAATLPAQVLQYLDEAMIQGDPNQLVPTAPPIGPATEAWYAHRLVGVLTELLGEGMLSVLVDIELPIVQVLATMELTGVAIDAEVLARLRGELTATSVDLANRAFAEIGHEMNLGSPKQLQQVLFEELAMPRTRATKTGYTTDASALADLQESHPHPFLGLLLEHRDATKLKQIIETLEKSVTADGRIHTSYDQTGTATGRISSNDPNLQNIPVRSEVGRRIRTAFVHGEQASTLITADYSQIEMRIMAHLSGDAGLIEAFHSGEDLHRFVGARIFGVEPSDVTSAMRNKVKAMSYGLAYGLSAFGLSKQLRISSNEAKQLMTDYFVRFGAVRDYLRTVVEQARETGYTETIFGRRRPFPDLQSGNRVLRDNAERAALNSPIQGSAADIMKIAMIGVQADIGEKGLESRMLLQVHDELIFDVAPGEEDVLEEVVRVRMAGAVDLSVPLEVQVGHGSDWDVAAH
- the uvrB gene encoding excinuclease ABC subunit UvrB; this translates as MEPTRAVHPFEVISEYQPSGDQPGAIADLSARINAGETDVVLLGATGTGKSATTAWLVEAVQRPTLVLAHNKTLAAQLANEFRELFPNNAVEYFVSYYDYYQPEAYVPQTDTFIEKDSSVNAEVERLRHSTTNSLLSRRDVIVVSTVSCIYGLGQPEQYLEAMVALQVGQRVDRDRLIRKFVSMQYARNDVDFARGTFRVRGDTIEIIPMYEELAIRIEMFGDEIEALYTLHPLTGNVVKKLESVSVFPGSHYVASQDVMHRAIDTIQQELEVRLADLEKQNKLLEAQRLRMRTTFDLEMMQQIGFCSGIENYSRHIDGRESGEAPHCLLDYFPDDFLVVIDESHVTVPQIGAMYEGDASRKRTLVEHGFRLPSAMDNRPLKWEEFKGRVGQTVYLSATPGRYEMGIADGIVEQIIRPTGLIDPEIVVKPTKGQIDDLLEEIKLRTERDERVLVTTLTKRMAEELTDFLTEAGVRVRYLHSDVDTLRRVELLSELRAGVYDVLVGINLLREGLDLPEVSLVAILDADKEGFLRSSTSLIQTIGRAARNVSGEVHMYADKMTDSMRLAIDETDRRREKQVAYNLDHGIDPTPLRKKIADITDALAREGADTAKLLAGRDAKKKSPTPNLRRQGLAANGGNDLEAIIADLNGQMLQAAGELKFELAARLRDEVSELKRELRQMEKAGHLS
- a CDS encoding DUF885 domain-containing protein — protein: MTSDTSREPTAVDLVAERWVDTLVGLEPTLGTSIGRAEANRRLGDLSPEGVERARAATAAALAELESAVPVDAVDAVTVADLGSDLRLSLEAHEARLPLRDLNVIASPSQELRDVFDLMPTDSVGDWEDVAERLLAVPAALAGYAETLRAGIGAGVTPARRQVGLVAEQAETIAGPRGFFAALAAGAAPATGSLPASLSLRLEEGARRAAAAYGGLARFLRTELAPAATEQDAVGREHYALQSRRFLGAVVDLDETYEWGIEELARMTAEQEAIAREILPGASVAEAIAHLDTDPARTLHGVDALQRWMQETSDRAVSELAGTAFDIPDELRRLECRIAPTQEGGIYYTGPSDDFSRPGRMWWSVPPGVTEFATWRELTTVYHEGVPGHHLQVGQAVYNRASLNTWRRQLAGSSGHAEGWALYAERLMERFGYLDDPADRLGMLDGQRMRAARVVIDIGVHLQKRIPGSTDVWTAESALAFLRANVNMDDAFVRFEVNRYLGWPGQAPSYKIGQRIWEELRDEASAREGADFSLAGFHRRALDLGGVGLDTLRTSLAGGA